A part of Denitratisoma oestradiolicum genomic DNA contains:
- a CDS encoding transglutaminase TgpA family protein, translating into MAKTEHHAPPVTQRQTLWLAAAALAVGLPLSLHLPPWLSGLAGLALAWRTWLLWRRFPLPPTWLLNLIALTGLIGVGAHYRSIIGKEPGVALLTLFLALKLFEMRNRRDAYAILLLALFLMLAHFFYSQSIATAAAMIITLVVVIGAMIALNHDRETPLPIITRAGVLLIQALPFMVVLFVLFPRISSPLWGLPIDAYSGLTGLSERMSPGAISELSLSDEIAFRAKFSGSPPPKSARYWRGPVLGYFDGRTWHITPPAVSATLPYRPMGPALDYEITLEAHNRHWLFALELPGQVPDGALITSQYQLVSKEPVRNRLRYPMRSHLTQRAGEEETESTRRAALALPAGFNPRSRVLGQELRAGARNDREVVNAMLAHYQEQPFVYTLAPPLLGRDSMDEFLFETRRGFCEHFAASFVFVMRAAGIPARVVTGYQGGEINPVDGFMLVRQSDAHAWAEVWLSGEGWQRVDPTATIAPNRVEGNLAAALPIGESRPLLGQTDMAWLRQMRYQWEALSNRWNQWVLGYDSKRQTELMRILGMASPDWRAMGSLLAALSVILMLLLTTWHLRQWQRLDPVQAAWRHFENKLERRGRGLGRRSWEGPRDYGQRLVTAIPGKAGEITAICQLYEILRYGTVRNDSALPDLKRRIVRFSP; encoded by the coding sequence ATGGCCAAGACTGAGCACCATGCCCCACCCGTTACCCAACGCCAGACCCTGTGGCTGGCGGCCGCCGCCCTGGCCGTGGGACTGCCCCTCAGCCTCCATCTGCCCCCCTGGCTCTCGGGTCTGGCCGGTCTGGCTCTGGCCTGGCGAACCTGGCTGCTCTGGCGCCGCTTTCCCCTGCCTCCGACCTGGCTGCTCAATCTGATCGCCCTGACGGGCCTGATCGGCGTCGGCGCCCATTACCGCAGCATCATCGGCAAGGAGCCAGGGGTAGCCCTGCTGACCTTGTTCCTGGCCCTGAAACTGTTCGAGATGCGCAACCGGCGGGACGCCTACGCCATACTGCTGCTGGCCCTGTTCCTGATGCTGGCGCATTTTTTCTACAGCCAGAGCATCGCCACCGCCGCCGCCATGATCATCACCCTGGTGGTGGTGATCGGCGCCATGATCGCCCTCAACCACGATAGGGAAACCCCGCTGCCCATCATTACCCGGGCCGGCGTGTTGCTGATCCAGGCCCTCCCCTTCATGGTGGTGCTGTTCGTCCTCTTTCCCCGAATCTCCTCCCCCCTCTGGGGCCTGCCGATCGATGCCTACAGCGGCCTGACCGGCCTTTCGGAACGCATGTCGCCGGGCGCCATCAGCGAACTGTCCCTGTCCGACGAGATTGCCTTCCGGGCCAAGTTTTCAGGCTCCCCGCCGCCCAAGTCGGCCCGCTACTGGCGTGGCCCGGTGCTGGGATATTTCGATGGACGGACCTGGCATATCACGCCACCCGCCGTCAGTGCCACGCTACCCTACAGGCCGATGGGGCCTGCCCTGGACTATGAAATCACCCTGGAAGCCCATAACCGTCACTGGCTCTTCGCTCTGGAGCTGCCCGGCCAGGTACCGGACGGAGCCTTGATCACCAGTCAGTATCAACTGGTCAGCAAGGAGCCGGTGCGCAACCGCCTGCGCTATCCGATGCGCTCTCACCTGACGCAACGGGCCGGAGAGGAGGAAACCGAATCGACACGGCGAGCGGCACTGGCCCTGCCCGCCGGATTCAATCCCCGCAGCCGCGTCCTGGGGCAGGAATTGCGGGCCGGGGCCAGAAACGACCGCGAAGTGGTAAACGCCATGCTGGCCCATTACCAGGAGCAGCCCTTCGTCTACACCCTGGCCCCTCCCCTCCTGGGGCGTGACAGCATGGACGAATTCCTGTTCGAGACCCGGCGCGGCTTCTGTGAACATTTCGCCGCCAGTTTCGTGTTCGTCATGCGTGCCGCCGGCATCCCGGCTCGGGTGGTCACCGGTTACCAGGGCGGGGAAATCAATCCGGTGGACGGTTTTATGCTGGTGCGCCAGTCCGACGCCCACGCCTGGGCTGAGGTGTGGTTGTCTGGTGAAGGCTGGCAGCGGGTGGACCCTACCGCCACCATTGCGCCCAACCGGGTGGAAGGCAATCTGGCTGCTGCCCTGCCCATCGGGGAATCCCGGCCCCTGCTGGGACAGACTGACATGGCATGGCTGAGGCAAATGCGCTACCAGTGGGAAGCCCTGTCGAATCGATGGAACCAGTGGGTGCTGGGTTACGACAGCAAGCGCCAGACCGAGCTGATGCGCATTCTGGGCATGGCCTCCCCCGACTGGCGCGCCATGGGATCCCTGCTGGCCGCCCTGAGTGTAATCCTGATGCTGCTGCTTACCACCTGGCATCTGCGCCAGTGGCAACGCCTGGACCCGGTACAGGCCGCCTGGCGCCATTTCGAGAACAAGCTGGAACGGCGGGGGCGGGGGCTGGGGCGCCGATCCTGGGAAGGCCCCCGGGACTACGGTCAGCGTCTGGTCACGGCAATACCCGGGAAGGCCGGCGAAATCACGGCCATCTGCCAGCTTTACGAGATCCTGCGCTACGGTACAGTCCGTAACGACTCCGCCCTGCCCGACCTCAAGCGCCGCATCGTCCGCTTTTCCCCATGA
- a CDS encoding DUF58 domain-containing protein — translation MNLAETLRQSFYRWALRGRAPEAVPIVLTRHRVFVLPTRAGMAYAGSLVVMLVGAINYSLSLGHAFVFLLAGLGIATILATFRNLAQLRITPGRAEPVFAGEHALFGLVLHNPRPGERPCLRIWAGNGAHLVMDVPGKDCAEARLPVPAIRRGWLNLPRVTLETTYPLGLVRAWAYAAPALACLVYPQPARQAPPLPLGSGDHQGGLRRAGGSDDFAGLRSHQPADPLQHVAWKAAARHPDGELLTKMFAGESTETLWLAWDALPPGLDEEARLSLLARWVCDAHGAGLIWGLRLPGRTLAPASGEAHYHHCLQALALHGQD, via the coding sequence GTGAATCTCGCTGAAACCCTGCGCCAAAGCTTTTACCGCTGGGCACTGCGGGGACGGGCACCAGAGGCCGTCCCCATCGTTCTGACCCGGCACCGGGTCTTTGTCCTGCCCACGCGGGCCGGCATGGCCTATGCAGGAAGCCTGGTGGTCATGCTGGTGGGCGCCATCAATTACAGCTTGAGCCTGGGCCACGCCTTCGTCTTCCTGCTGGCGGGCCTGGGCATCGCCACCATCCTGGCCACCTTCCGCAATCTGGCCCAGTTGCGCATCACCCCCGGCCGGGCCGAGCCGGTCTTCGCCGGCGAGCATGCACTCTTTGGCCTAGTGCTTCACAACCCGCGTCCCGGCGAACGCCCCTGCCTGCGAATCTGGGCTGGCAACGGCGCCCATTTGGTCATGGACGTGCCGGGCAAGGACTGCGCAGAAGCGCGCCTGCCCGTGCCCGCCATCCGGCGCGGCTGGCTGAATCTGCCCCGGGTCACCCTGGAAACCACCTACCCCCTGGGGCTGGTGCGGGCCTGGGCCTATGCGGCGCCAGCCCTCGCCTGCCTGGTCTACCCCCAACCGGCCCGGCAGGCCCCGCCCCTGCCCCTGGGCAGCGGCGACCATCAGGGCGGCCTGCGCCGGGCCGGCGGCAGTGACGACTTCGCCGGACTGCGCAGCCACCAGCCGGCCGATCCCCTTCAGCATGTAGCCTGGAAGGCCGCCGCCCGCCATCCGGACGGTGAACTGTTGACCAAGATGTTCGCTGGCGAGAGCACCGAAACCCTCTGGCTGGCCTGGGACGCCCTGCCGCCGGGGCTGGACGAGGAAGCCCGCCTGTCCCTGCTTGCCCGCTGGGTCTGCGATGCCCACGGCGCCGGCCTGATCTGGGGCCTGCGCCTGCCGGGGCGGACCCTGGCGCCGGCCAGCGGCGAGGCCCACTACCATCATTGCCTGCAGGCCCTGGCGCTTCATGGCCAAGACTGA
- a CDS encoding AAA family ATPase produces the protein MLAPQPDSLQQVLAAAGRIILGKQHQIRLALACLLARGHLLIEDIPGVGKTTLAHGLARLLGLEFQRIQFTSDLLPADILGVSVFDRDAGAFRFHPGPVFAQLILADEVNRATPKAQSALLEAMEERQVTVEGQTRPLPEPFFVIATQNPMHQIGTFPLPESQLDRFLMRIELGYPDRAAERELLAGADRHTMVAALAPLLAPETLQGLQQKVAAIHAAPALIDYVQALAEHTRHSADFEAGLSPRAALGLLAASRAWAWLEGRGHVLPEDIQAVLPAVAGHRLRPSIGAGVAPASSEVARRLIESVPLP, from the coding sequence ATGCTTGCACCCCAGCCTGATTCCCTGCAACAGGTACTCGCCGCCGCCGGCCGCATCATCCTCGGCAAGCAACACCAGATCCGCCTGGCCCTGGCCTGCCTGCTGGCCCGTGGCCACCTGCTGATCGAGGACATCCCCGGTGTCGGCAAGACCACCCTGGCCCATGGGCTGGCCCGGCTGCTGGGCCTCGAATTCCAGCGCATCCAGTTCACCAGCGACCTGCTGCCGGCCGACATTCTGGGGGTTTCCGTTTTCGACCGGGACGCCGGCGCCTTCCGCTTCCATCCGGGACCGGTCTTCGCCCAACTGATCCTGGCCGACGAAGTGAATCGGGCCACCCCCAAGGCCCAGAGCGCCCTGCTGGAAGCCATGGAGGAACGCCAGGTCACGGTGGAGGGGCAGACCCGTCCCCTGCCGGAACCCTTCTTCGTCATCGCCACCCAGAACCCGATGCATCAGATCGGCACCTTTCCCCTGCCCGAATCCCAACTGGACCGTTTCCTGATGCGCATCGAACTGGGCTATCCGGATCGGGCGGCGGAACGGGAACTGCTGGCCGGCGCCGACCGCCACACCATGGTGGCGGCCCTCGCGCCCCTGCTGGCGCCCGAAACTCTGCAAGGCTTGCAGCAGAAAGTCGCCGCCATTCATGCCGCGCCGGCCCTGATCGATTATGTCCAAGCCCTGGCGGAACACACCCGCCACAGTGCCGACTTCGAGGCAGGACTTTCGCCCCGGGCCGCCCTCGGCCTGCTGGCCGCATCCCGGGCCTGGGCCTGGCTGGAGGGCCGAGGCCATGTACTGCCGGAAGACATCCAGGCCGTGCTGCCGGCGGTGGCTGGCCACCGTCTGCGTCCCAGCATCGGTGCCGGCGTCGCCCCTGCCAGCAGCGAAGTGGCCCGGCGCCTGATCGAGTCGGTACCCCTGCCCTGA
- a CDS encoding histone deacetylase family protein: MPTAYITHRDCGLHNMGPHHPECPERLAAINDRLIAAGLDLYLQHHDAPLAGMEHLLRVHPRPYIEQLQESSPSHGIVHLDPDTAMSPGTLNAALRAAGAGVLGVDLVMAGKVASAFCAVRPPGHHAERARAMGFCFFNNIAVAACHALEAWGLERVAIVDFDVHHGNGTENVFAGDERVLMVGSFQHPFYPYSGTDHPAANMCNVPLPAGTRGDVFRDMVTDRWLPRLSSFSPQLVLISAGFDAHYEDDMASLGLLEADYAWVTDHIKQVALAHAGGRIVSMLEGGYALSALGRSVAAHIRTLAGL; this comes from the coding sequence ATGCCTACCGCCTACATCACCCATCGCGATTGCGGGCTCCACAATATGGGCCCCCACCATCCGGAATGTCCGGAACGCCTGGCGGCCATCAACGACCGTCTGATTGCCGCCGGGCTTGATCTCTATCTCCAGCATCACGATGCCCCCCTGGCCGGGATGGAGCATCTGTTGCGTGTTCATCCGCGTCCCTATATCGAGCAGCTCCAGGAGAGTTCGCCCAGCCACGGCATCGTCCATCTGGACCCGGACACGGCCATGAGCCCCGGCACCCTGAATGCGGCCCTGCGGGCTGCCGGCGCCGGGGTGCTGGGGGTGGACCTGGTGATGGCGGGCAAGGTGGCCAGCGCCTTCTGCGCTGTGCGGCCTCCCGGTCACCATGCAGAACGGGCACGAGCCATGGGCTTCTGCTTTTTCAACAATATCGCGGTGGCCGCCTGTCATGCCCTGGAGGCCTGGGGGCTGGAGCGGGTGGCAATCGTGGATTTTGATGTTCATCACGGCAATGGCACCGAGAATGTTTTCGCTGGCGATGAGCGGGTGTTGATGGTGGGCAGCTTCCAGCACCCCTTCTATCCCTATAGCGGTACGGACCATCCTGCGGCCAATATGTGCAACGTGCCCTTGCCGGCCGGGACCCGGGGTGACGTATTTCGAGACATGGTGACTGATCGTTGGCTGCCTCGGCTGAGTTCCTTTTCCCCTCAACTGGTGCTTATCTCAGCCGGTTTTGATGCCCATTATGAGGACGATATGGCTTCCCTGGGCCTGCTGGAGGCTGACTACGCCTGGGTCACGGACCATATCAAGCAGGTGGCACTGGCCCATGCCGGGGGGCGCATTGTCTCCATGCTGGAAGGGGGCTACGCCCTCTCGGCTCTGGGCCGCAGCGTGGCGGCCCACATCAGGACGCTGGCCGGCCTGTAG
- the dapA gene encoding 4-hydroxy-tetrahydrodipicolinate synthase — MITGSIPAIVTPMHADGSLDLPGFRRLLDWHVAEGSDAIVVVGTTGESPTVDVEEHCQIIETAVSHVAGRVPVIAGTGANSTREAIELGQFAKRAGADAHLSVVPYYNKPSQEGLYQHFKAIAEAVDLPLILYNVPGRTVADMSNDTTLRLAQVPGIIGVKDATGSAERGTDLIKRAPRDFAIYSGDDASALALILLGAHGTISVTANVAPRLMHEMCKAALAGELHRARELNFRLLGLHRQLFVEANPIPVKWAVQQMGLIEGGLRLPLTPLSAEFHDRLRAAMREADIQV; from the coding sequence ATGATTACCGGTTCCATCCCCGCCATCGTCACTCCCATGCATGCAGACGGCAGCCTCGACCTGCCCGGTTTCCGGCGCCTGCTCGACTGGCATGTGGCCGAGGGTTCGGATGCCATCGTGGTGGTCGGCACTACGGGTGAGTCGCCAACGGTGGATGTGGAGGAACACTGTCAGATCATCGAAACGGCGGTGAGCCATGTGGCGGGCCGGGTGCCGGTGATTGCCGGCACCGGCGCCAATTCGACCCGGGAGGCCATCGAACTGGGCCAGTTCGCCAAGCGGGCCGGCGCCGATGCCCATCTGTCCGTGGTGCCCTATTACAACAAGCCGTCCCAGGAAGGCCTGTACCAACATTTCAAGGCTATCGCCGAAGCGGTGGATTTGCCCTTGATCCTCTACAACGTGCCCGGCCGCACCGTGGCCGACATGTCCAACGACACCACACTGCGCCTGGCGCAGGTGCCGGGCATCATCGGCGTCAAGGACGCTACTGGCAGCGCCGAGCGGGGCACGGACCTGATCAAGCGGGCACCCCGGGACTTTGCCATCTACAGTGGCGACGACGCCAGTGCCCTGGCCCTGATTCTGTTGGGTGCCCATGGCACCATTTCCGTCACCGCCAACGTGGCGCCCCGCCTGATGCACGAGATGTGCAAGGCGGCCCTGGCCGGGGAACTGCATCGTGCACGGGAATTGAATTTCCGCCTGCTGGGTCTGCACCGGCAGTTGTTTGTCGAAGCCAATCCGATTCCCGTCAAGTGGGCCGTGCAGCAAATGGGCCTGATTGAGGGGGGGCTGCGCCTGCCGCTGACCCCCCTGTCTGCGGAATTTCACGATCGCCTGCGCGCTGCCATGCGCGAGGCGGATATCCAGGTTTGA
- the bamC gene encoding outer membrane protein assembly factor BamC, giving the protein MKPKALLLTLSLGLLLSACSTSILESKKVDYKSAGKLPPLEIPPDLSAPSRDERYAVPDIANPKGSASYSTYSGERGGQVRAPTGQDVLPKFDNMHIEHAGTQRWLVVPGAPDKVWPLVKEFWQEMGFIISSERPEAGLMETDWAENRAKLPQDVVRGVIGKVFDDLYSTGERDKYRARLEPGAVAGTTEIYISHRGMVEVYINEAKEQTRWQPRPVDTELEAEMLRRLMVRLGVEEARATTMLAEKPQQERARIVLPSADNQGALEISEPFDRAWRRVGLALDRVGFTVEDRDRSQGVYYVRYMDPEADAKKASGEQGVLSKLMFWKSDKAVTIDSARYSIHVKAGGDVTSVQVLTREGGVDKSETSKKILNLLYQQLK; this is encoded by the coding sequence ATGAAGCCGAAGGCATTGCTGCTGACGCTGTCGCTGGGCCTGTTGTTGTCCGCTTGCAGCACCTCGATCCTGGAATCGAAGAAGGTCGATTACAAGTCTGCGGGCAAGTTGCCGCCCCTGGAAATTCCGCCCGACCTGTCTGCCCCCAGCCGCGATGAGCGTTATGCGGTGCCGGATATCGCCAATCCCAAGGGGTCGGCCAGCTATTCGACCTACTCCGGCGAACGAGGCGGTCAGGTGCGTGCGCCCACCGGCCAGGACGTGCTGCCCAAGTTCGACAATATGCATATCGAGCATGCCGGCACCCAGCGCTGGCTGGTGGTGCCGGGGGCGCCGGACAAGGTCTGGCCCCTGGTGAAGGAGTTCTGGCAGGAAATGGGCTTCATCATCAGCAGTGAGCGGCCCGAGGCCGGTCTGATGGAAACCGACTGGGCGGAAAATCGGGCCAAGCTGCCCCAGGATGTGGTGCGGGGCGTCATTGGCAAGGTGTTCGACGATCTTTATTCCACCGGTGAGCGCGACAAGTATCGCGCCCGGCTTGAACCTGGCGCAGTCGCCGGAACTACCGAAATTTACATCAGCCACCGGGGCATGGTTGAGGTCTATATCAACGAAGCCAAGGAGCAGACCCGTTGGCAGCCTCGTCCTGTGGATACGGAGCTGGAAGCGGAGATGCTGCGACGCCTGATGGTACGGCTGGGGGTCGAGGAGGCTAGAGCCACAACGATGCTGGCGGAAAAGCCCCAGCAGGAGCGAGCCAGGATTGTGTTGCCGAGTGCAGACAATCAGGGGGCGCTGGAGATCAGCGAGCCCTTCGATCGGGCCTGGCGTCGGGTAGGCCTGGCGCTGGATCGGGTCGGCTTCACAGTGGAGGACCGGGATCGCAGCCAGGGTGTCTACTACGTGCGCTACATGGATCCCGAGGCTGATGCCAAGAAGGCGTCAGGGGAACAGGGCGTTCTTTCGAAGCTGATGTTCTGGAAGAGCGACAAGGCCGTGACCATCGACAGTGCCCGCTACAGCATTCATGTCAAGGCCGGTGGCGATGTCACCTCGGTCCAGGTGCTGACTCGGGAAGGCGGCGTGGACAAGTCGGAGACATCGAAAAAGATTCTGAACCTGCTGTATCAGCAGTTGAAATAG
- a CDS encoding M90 family metallopeptidase has translation MFEWLRDRLGKNAAERLAIPEETWVRVEATLPCLSRLAPSERIRLRRLARTFIIQKQWTATEGLTLNSTMQLSIALQACLLVLNLGLDWYRGWIGIVIYPGDFVIPRAIIDESGVVHEYEDPILGEAWEGGPLLLSWFPATEQPRGINVVIHEFAHKLDMLHGGVANGMPPLHPGMSRKHWQLVMNNAYQDFSRDVRQGEQTALDPYGAEHPGEFFAVLSEVFFETPKMIQNNYPEVYEQLQQFYRQDPCATS, from the coding sequence ATGTTTGAATGGCTGCGCGACAGGCTAGGCAAGAATGCTGCCGAGCGCCTGGCAATCCCCGAGGAGACCTGGGTCAGGGTGGAGGCCACCTTGCCCTGCCTTTCCCGTCTCGCACCATCCGAGCGGATACGTCTGCGTAGATTGGCCCGGACCTTCATCATCCAAAAGCAATGGACGGCCACAGAGGGGCTTACCCTCAATTCGACGATGCAGTTGTCCATTGCCCTGCAGGCCTGCCTACTGGTGCTCAACCTGGGGCTGGACTGGTATCGAGGCTGGATTGGCATCGTCATCTATCCGGGAGACTTCGTCATTCCCCGTGCCATCATCGATGAGAGCGGCGTGGTACACGAATATGAGGATCCAATTCTTGGCGAAGCCTGGGAGGGCGGGCCGCTCCTGCTCTCCTGGTTTCCTGCGACGGAGCAGCCCCGAGGCATCAATGTGGTAATTCACGAATTCGCCCACAAGCTCGACATGCTCCATGGCGGCGTCGCCAACGGCATGCCACCCCTACATCCCGGCATGTCCCGCAAACACTGGCAACTAGTCATGAACAACGCCTACCAGGACTTCTCACGAGATGTCAGGCAAGGTGAGCAGACCGCGCTTGATCCTTACGGCGCCGAGCATCCGGGGGAGTTCTTTGCTGTCCTCAGCGAGGTATTTTTTGAAACACCTAAGATGATCCAGAACAACTATCCGGAGGTCTATGAACAATTACAGCAATTTTACCGCCAGGACCCGTGCGCCACCTCCTGA
- a CDS encoding peptidylprolyl isomerase, whose protein sequence is MKHPLLKASLISLAASLSASALAATPAKTTAPKADIAAVAPYVTVNGKAVPKHRADFLLAIQKAQGRPESEELRQAVREEVIRREILAQEALKKGVDKRSEIIGQINLAAQGVLINAYISDYLRANPISDEAVSREYDAIKAQLGDTEYRVRHILVESEDQAKEIIAKLKQGEKFEALAQQSKDPGSKEKGGELGWSIPSNYVKPFADAIIKLENGKVTETPVKSDFGWHVIELEETRALKLPAMDETKPQIIQRLQQQVVERHIGELRAKAKID, encoded by the coding sequence ATGAAACACCCCCTGCTGAAGGCATCCCTGATCTCCCTGGCCGCATCCCTGAGCGCATCCGCCCTGGCTGCCACCCCGGCCAAGACGACGGCACCCAAGGCGGATATCGCAGCCGTCGCGCCTTATGTCACCGTAAATGGCAAGGCAGTACCGAAACATCGGGCCGATTTTCTGCTGGCGATACAAAAGGCCCAGGGACGCCCCGAGTCGGAGGAACTGCGCCAGGCAGTTCGGGAGGAAGTCATTCGCCGTGAGATTCTGGCTCAGGAAGCCCTCAAGAAAGGTGTCGACAAGCGCTCCGAGATCATCGGTCAGATCAATCTGGCCGCCCAGGGCGTTCTGATCAATGCTTATATCAGTGACTACCTGCGGGCCAATCCCATCTCCGACGAAGCCGTCAGCCGGGAATACGATGCCATCAAGGCTCAGTTGGGTGACACCGAATACCGGGTGCGCCATATCCTAGTGGAATCGGAAGACCAGGCCAAGGAGATCATCGCCAAGCTCAAGCAGGGCGAGAAATTCGAGGCCCTGGCCCAGCAGTCCAAGGATCCTGGATCCAAGGAAAAGGGCGGCGAACTGGGCTGGTCCATCCCGTCGAACTACGTCAAACCCTTTGCCGATGCCATCATCAAGCTGGAAAATGGCAAAGTCACCGAGACCCCAGTCAAATCCGATTTTGGCTGGCATGTCATAGAGCTTGAGGAAACCCGGGCGCTGAAGCTGCCTGCCATGGATGAAACCAAACCCCAGATCATCCAGCGCCTGCAGCAGCAGGTGGTGGAACGCCATATCGGCGAGCTGCGGGCCAAAGCCAAGATTGACTGA
- a CDS encoding BolA family protein: MNPTIDTMRRLLACLEPSLLEIADDSARHAGHAGAAAGGGHFIMTIVSPRFSGKRSLERHRMVYDALSSLRGQGFHALSITARTPDET; this comes from the coding sequence ATGAACCCGACCATCGACACCATGCGCCGGTTACTGGCCTGCCTGGAACCCTCGCTCCTGGAAATTGCGGATGATAGCGCCCGGCATGCCGGACACGCGGGAGCCGCCGCCGGAGGCGGCCACTTCATCATGACAATCGTATCCCCCCGCTTTTCCGGGAAGCGCTCATTGGAGCGTCATCGCATGGTGTATGATGCACTGAGCTCCCTCAGGGGGCAGGGCTTCCACGCCCTGAGCATCACGGCAAGAACACCGGACGAAACCTGA
- a CDS encoding YciI family protein — MYYAVIAEDRPNSLEKRLAARPAHLARLENLQAEGRLLLAGPFPAIDSPAPGPAGFSGSLIVAEFDSLEAARDWAQTDPYVTAGVYGLVNVRPFNRVFPR; from the coding sequence ATGTATTACGCGGTGATTGCCGAAGATCGGCCCAACAGCCTGGAAAAGAGACTTGCCGCTCGCCCGGCTCACCTGGCCAGACTGGAGAACTTGCAGGCCGAAGGACGGCTGCTGCTGGCCGGCCCCTTCCCTGCCATCGACAGCCCTGCACCGGGACCGGCCGGCTTTTCTGGTAGCCTGATCGTGGCCGAATTCGATTCCCTGGAGGCTGCTCGAGACTGGGCACAAACGGATCCCTATGTGACCGCCGGGGTCTATGGCTTGGTGAATGTCCGCCCCTTCAACCGGGTATTTCCTCGATGA
- a CDS encoding septation protein A, producing MKFLFDLFPIILFFIAFKLAGVFTATAVAIAATGLQVAWVWWRHGKVDTMLWVSLALVTVFGGATLLLHDEIFIKWKPTVLYWLFATTLAASALLFRRNLIRTMLGEQITLPDKIWARLNGAWVIFFLTMGGLNLIIAFSFSTDIWVNFKLFGGMGLMLVFVIAQSLFLGKYVESENEEKP from the coding sequence ATGAAATTCCTGTTCGATCTGTTCCCGATCATTCTTTTTTTCATCGCCTTCAAACTCGCCGGTGTATTCACCGCGACTGCCGTCGCCATCGCGGCCACCGGGCTCCAGGTGGCCTGGGTCTGGTGGCGCCATGGCAAGGTAGACACCATGCTCTGGGTCAGCCTGGCCCTGGTGACGGTTTTTGGTGGCGCGACCCTATTGCTCCATGATGAGATCTTCATCAAGTGGAAACCCACCGTGCTTTACTGGCTGTTCGCCACCACCCTGGCCGCATCGGCCCTACTGTTCCGCAGGAACCTGATCCGGACCATGCTGGGTGAGCAGATCACCCTGCCCGACAAGATTTGGGCACGCCTGAATGGCGCATGGGTGATTTTCTTTCTCACTATGGGCGGTCTCAACCTGATCATCGCCTTTTCGTTTTCCACCGATATCTGGGTCAACTTCAAACTCTTCGGCGGCATGGGTCTGATGCTGGTCTTTGTCATTGCCCAGAGCCTGTTCCTGGGGAAATACGTCGAATCGGAAAATGAGGAAAAGCCCTGA
- the msrB gene encoding peptide-methionine (R)-S-oxide reductase MsrB: MSKYPTKSDAAWREELSEIEYHVTREKGTEYPFTGRYWNYDEEGLYCCVCCGAPLFTSAQKFDAGCGWPSFWHPAETAEITENVDLSHNMRRVEVTCTGCGAHLGHVFDDGPAPTGLRYCINSAALKLEKNPAP, from the coding sequence ATGAGCAAATACCCGACCAAGAGCGATGCGGCATGGCGCGAGGAACTGAGCGAGATCGAGTATCACGTCACCCGAGAAAAAGGGACCGAATACCCCTTTACCGGCCGCTACTGGAACTACGACGAGGAGGGGCTATATTGTTGCGTCTGCTGCGGCGCGCCCTTGTTCACCTCGGCGCAGAAATTTGATGCAGGCTGCGGCTGGCCCAGTTTCTGGCATCCGGCCGAAACCGCCGAAATCACCGAAAATGTCGACTTGAGCCACAATATGCGCCGCGTTGAAGTTACCTGCACCGGCTGCGGCGCCCACCTTGGCCATGTTTTCGATGACGGCCCCGCCCCCACGGGTCTGCGCTACTGCATCAATTCGGCTGCCCTCAAATTGGAAAAGAACCCGGCCCCATGA